The nucleotide window TGCTGGCAAGCGAGGGCCGCGAAAAGGTCGTCACCAAGGGTCTGGGCTGGATTCCGGGTGCGGTGGAAAAAATCACGCCAGCCGACCCGGCTTTAAAAATCCCGCATATGGGCTGGAACACCATTGCCGCGACACGGTCGCATGCCCTGCTCGACGGGATCGCCACCGGCCCCGATGGGCTGCATGCCTATTTCGTCCACTCCTATCATTTCAGGACCGATGATCCGGCGCATCTGGTCGCGACCACCGATTATGGTGGCCCGCTGACCGCCTGTATCGGCCGCGACAATATTTTCGGCACCCAGTTCCACCCGGAAAAGAGCCAGGCGCTGGGCCTGAAGCTGATCGAGAATTTTATGAGGTGGACGCCGTGATCCTCTTCCCTGCCATCGACCTCAAGGATGGCCAATGCGTGCGTTTGAAGCTCGGCGACATGGATCAGGCCACCGTCTTCAATGACGATCCGGCTGCGCAGGCAAAGTCGTTCGAGGACCAGGGATTCGAATATCTCCACGTCGTCGATCTCAACGGCGCCTTTGCCGGCGAAAGCGTCAATGGCGCGGCCGTCGAAGCCATCCTGAAGACGGTCAAATTTCCGGTGCAGCTGGGCGGCGGCATCCGCAATCTGACCCATATCGAGAACTGGCTCGACAAGGGCCTGGCCCGCGTCATTCTCGGCACCATTGCCGTGCGCGATCCTGCGCTGGTCAAGGACGCCGCAAAGAAGTGGCCCGGCCAGGTCGCGGTAGGCATCGATGCGCGCAAGGGCATGGTGGCCGTCGAGGGCTGGGCCGAAACCTCAGAGCTTTCGGTGATCGAGCTGGCCAAGCGCTTTGAGGGCGCGGGCGTCGCTGCCATTATCTATACCGATATCGATCGGGATGGCGTGCTCGCCGGGATCAATTGGAGTTCGACCCTGGAGCTGGCGCGGGCGACGTCGATCCCGGTCATTGCCTCGGGCGGCTTGGCGTCCATGGACGATATCGAGCGCATGACGCGGCCCGAATACCAGGTGCTCGAAGGCGCCATTTCCGGCCGGGCGCTTTATGACGGGCGCATTGATTCACGTGAAGCACTGGCCAAATTGAGGGCGGCATGAACGAGGAGCGGCCAGTGCGATTCCCCTGGTGGATCTACTGGCTGCTGCTGGTGCTCATCCTGCTCTTTGCGATGGCGCCGGTCTTTTCGGTGCTGCTCGGGGGCTTTCTGGCCGAGGCCAATGGCTGCGTGCTCAATGAAGGATCGATCAATCCCTGCATGATCGGCGGTGCCGATTGGGGTGGAACGCTCTATATGCTCTTCGTCATGGGCTGGTTTGCGCTGGCGACCCTGCCCCTGGGCGGTGGCGCGCTGATCGTCTGGCTGGTTATTCTGATTATCCATCGCATCGCCTGGGGGCGGATGCAGAAGGCTTCAAAACCATGAGTTTGAAAACGAGAATCATTCCCTGCCTCGATGTCGCCCGCCCGCGACGCCCGCAGCGCAGCGAGGACGCGCAAATCGAAGAAGGAAGCCGCCGGTGAGCCTCAAGACCCGCATCATTCCCTGCCTGGATGTGGCCGGCGGCCGCGTCGTAAAGGGTGTCAATTTCGTCGATCTGATCGATGCCGGCGATCCGGTCGAGGCGGCCATGGCCTATGACGCGGCGGGCGCGGACGAGTTGACCTTTCTCGATATAACCGCCAGCCATGAAGGCCGCGACACGATTTTCGACGTAGTGGCGCGCACCGCCGAACATTGCTTCATGCCGGTGACGGTAGGCGGGGGCGTGCGCAGCATCGAGGATATCAGGAAGCTCTTGCTGGCCGGAGCGGACAAGGTGGCGATCAATTCGGCCGCGGTGAACGACCCCGATTTCATCGCCCGCGCCGCCGACAAATTCGGCAATCAATGCATTGTGGTTTCCGTCGACGCCAAGCAGCGGCTGGGCCTGAAGGTGGGTGGCGACAATCGCTCCGAATGGGAGATTTATACCCATGGCGGGCGCAAGCCGACCGGCATCGATGCGGTGGAATTTGCCGCAAAAATGGTCGAACGCGGCGCCGGTGAACTGCTGGTGACCTCGATGGATCGGGACGGCACCA belongs to Devosia sp. XK-2 and includes:
- the hisH gene encoding imidazole glycerol phosphate synthase subunit HisH, which produces MSSVAIIDYGAGNLRSAAKAFERVAAALDNGSEVIVTDDPEVVRRADRIMLPGVGAFADCMAGLEAVSGMIDALDERVIKGGVPFLGVCVGMQLLASEGREKVVTKGLGWIPGAVEKITPADPALKIPHMGWNTIAATRSHALLDGIATGPDGLHAYFVHSYHFRTDDPAHLVATTDYGGPLTACIGRDNIFGTQFHPEKSQALGLKLIENFMRWTP
- the hisA gene encoding 1-(5-phosphoribosyl)-5-[(5-phosphoribosylamino)methylideneamino]imidazole-4-carboxamide isomerase; translated protein: MILFPAIDLKDGQCVRLKLGDMDQATVFNDDPAAQAKSFEDQGFEYLHVVDLNGAFAGESVNGAAVEAILKTVKFPVQLGGGIRNLTHIENWLDKGLARVILGTIAVRDPALVKDAAKKWPGQVAVGIDARKGMVAVEGWAETSELSVIELAKRFEGAGVAAIIYTDIDRDGVLAGINWSSTLELARATSIPVIASGGLASMDDIERMTRPEYQVLEGAISGRALYDGRIDSREALAKLRAA
- the hisF gene encoding imidazole glycerol phosphate synthase subunit HisF — protein: MSLKTRIIPCLDVAGGRVVKGVNFVDLIDAGDPVEAAMAYDAAGADELTFLDITASHEGRDTIFDVVARTAEHCFMPVTVGGGVRSIEDIRKLLLAGADKVAINSAAVNDPDFIARAADKFGNQCIVVSVDAKQRLGLKVGGDNRSEWEIYTHGGRKPTGIDAVEFAAKMVERGAGELLVTSMDRDGTKSGFDLELTRAIADSVEVPVIASGGVGTLQHLVDGVKQGHASAVLAASIFHFGTFTIPEAKAYMAEHGIAMRRDAAAGRAA